In the bacterium genome, GAACTGGGCTTAAAGCCTGGATGTAAGATGATCACCCCTGAACTGGAGAAGTGCTCCTCCCTCTTCTACGGGGGGTTCCTGGGCGGCCTTTTCGACGCCGACGGTTCAGTCCAGGGAAACATTGAGAAGGGCGTCAGCGTCCGCCTCGCACAGAGCGACCTCCCCCTCCTCGAAGCGGTGCAGCGCATGCTGATGCGCCTGGGTATCGTCAGCGTCATTTATCGTGAAAGGCGGCCTGCGGGAAAAACGCTCTTTCCCGATGGACGCGGTTCGACCGCCGAATACCCGACGAAAGCACAGCATGAACTCGTCATTACCCGTGAGAACGTGGCCATTTTCGAGGAGCGGGTCGGGTTCAACGATGATGTCAAGAGGGCACGGCTCAAAGCCCTCGTTAGCTCCTTCAGGAGGCGGATGAACAGGGAAAGGTTCCTCGCAACCGTTGATTCGGTTGTACCGGAAGGGGTGGAAGAGGTCTACGACGTTCAGGTGCCGGGTGTCAACGCCTTCGACGCCAACGGACTTTACGTTCACAACTGCGGCGAACAACCGCTTCTCCCCTACGAGTCGTGCAACCTCGGATCGATCAACCTCTCACGGACCCTCAAGTACGACGGCAGCCGCGTATCCATCGATTACGATAAACTCGCCCAGGTAGTCACCCACTCGGTCCGGTTCCTGGATAACGTCATCGAGATGAACCGGTACCCCCTCGAACAGATCGAGGAGATGACCAGGAAGAACCGCAAGATCGGCCTCGGTATCATGGGGTGGGCCGACCTCCTTTTCCGGCTGGGGATCCCCTACAACTCGGAAGAGGCAGTCGCTCTCGCCGAGAAGGTGATGGGCTTTGTCCACCAGAAGGGCGTCGAGTCGTCCAGCCAGCTCGCAGCCGAGAGAGGTCCTTTTCCCGCCCACGAGGGCAGCGTGTTCGATGTTCCCGGGCGGCCGCCGGTCAGGAACGCCACCGTGACCACCATCGCTCCCACAGGGACCATCAGCATCATCGCTAACACCACCAGCGGGATCGAGCCGCTCTTTGCCATCGCTTTTCAGCGGAACGTCCTGGATAACCAGCGCCTTGTTGAGGTCCATCCCTACTTCAAGGAAGTGGCGAGGCGGGAAGGGTTCTACAGTGATGAGCTCATGGATCAGATCGCCCGGGAGGGTTCCCTTCAGCACATCCCGGGCATCCCGGACTGGGTAAAGAAGGTCTTCGTGACATCTCACGATATAAACCCCGAGTGGCACATTCGCATGCAGGCCGCCTTCCAGAAATTTACCGACAACGCCGTGTCCAAGACCGTTAACTTCCCCCACGAGGCGACAAGGAACGATATCGAGGAGGTTTACCTCCTCGCCTATGAGCTCGGGTGCAAGGGAGTCACGGTCTATCGCGACGGCAGCCGGGACGAACAGGTCCTGTCTATCGGCACACGAAAGGGTCAGGCTGCCGCTGCCGCCGGCGATCACGGTATGATCATGCCTACCCCGCGCCCAAGGCCTTCCCTGACCCAGGGGATGACCATCAAGATGAAGACAGGCTGCGGAAACCTGTATGTCACCATCAACGAGGATGAGAAAGGTCTTTGCGAGGTTTTCACACAGATGGGCAAGGCTGGCGGGTGCGCGGCATCCCAGTCCGAATCGGTGAGCCGCATGGTCTCCCTGGCTCTGAGGTCTGGGATTGAAGCCGATGCCATTTTAAAGCAGCTCTCGGGTATCCGGTGCCCCTCTCCACTGTGGCAGAACGGGGAGATGGTCCTTTCCTGCTCCGACGCCATCGCCAAGGCACTCAGGCAGTACGTGGAGATCCGCCGGGAACGGGGCGGCGAACAGCCGCCCAAGGTAGTCGAGTTCCCCGCCCCAGGCAGGAAAGCGGGCCCGGCCATGGACAATATGATCGCCTCCATGGGACGGTTGTGCCCCGACTGTAGCGGAACTCTGGAGTTTGCGGAAGGGTGCGCCACCTGCCACTCCTGCGGATACTCGAAGTGCAGCTAGCGGCGTGTCTGGAAACCCCACGCCTGCTATATTTTTGTCGCGTTTATCAGGCAAAAATATAGATAGACAGGATTTCCCAAAGACTCCATTTCCGCTAATAAATTCAGGTTACGCCACAAAATCGGAGGGCATTTGCCCTCCGATTTTATGGGTTGACTTTTACCAGACAGGCGGGTAATGAACCTCTGTCTCTAATATTGGAAGAGCCGCACAAACTCCGCCTATTATGTCTGGAACCCCTGAAGGAGGTGAACGCCTTGGCTTACGTGATCACTGATGAGTGTACCGCCTGTGGAAGCTGTGTCGATGAGTGCCCCGTTGAGGCTATCAGCGAAGGTGACATCTACGTGATCGATGCCGAGACCTGTACCGACTGCGGCGACTGCGCCGCCGTCTGTCCCGTCGAGTGCATCCATCCTGGAGAGTGATCGATCAGATCGGGACCATTTCGCATGAAAAAGGGCGGCCATTGGCCGCCCAGATCACTGACAAACCCCGCGTTTTTTGATGCGGGGTTTGATTTTTTTTACCGGCGAACCGCCGGCAGATCTCTCATCACCCTCCGCCGGCTGTTATGCCGCAGGCGAGTAGCTCGGTCCCCGTCAACTTCCGCGTTTTTTCGAGATCTGCGTCGCAGGAGGGGCACGGTATGGGCAGATGCTCCTCCCGGTCCAGGATCATCTGGGCATACAGCAGGTTGCACTCCCTGCATTTCAGTTCGTATATCGAGTAAGTTGCCATGTCGTGCCGATTCATGGTGAAAGGTGGTCAGATGCTCTGCTCGACGATCTTCTTGATCTCGGCGGCGTTGGCTCCGATGACCTGCTCGACCACCTCCCCGCCCTTGAACAGCAGGACGGTGGGGATGCTGCGGATCCCGTACTGGTTAGGGGTTTTCGAGTTGTCGTCAACGTTCACCTTGCCCACCTTGATTTTTGAGCCAAAGGTGTCGGCGATCTCCTCGATGACGGGAGCGATCATGCGGCACGGAGCGCACCAAACGGCCCAGAAATCGACCAGGACGGGTTTGTCTGATTTAAGGACTTCTTCCTCGAAGTTGGCGTCACTGAGTTCAACCACATTCTTGCTATCGGTCATGGTCCTCCTCCTTTATGGCAATCCCTAAAATTATGGTTCTGCTCCATTGTCAGGGAACTTGTTGTGTTATTATCCTGGGAAATATGATCTGGAGGCTGAATCCTGTCGACTAACCTCCAAGTTGATAGTAACCTCCAAGGCAGGTGCTGTCAATGCTAAATCAGAATATTTGAAAAGTATAATACACAAGGAGGCCTTGACCGTGCCGCTGCCTGAACTCAGTCGTGAAAAACTGCGGATTCTCCGTTCCCTTACCTCCGCGAAGGTAAGAAAAAGAAGAGGGCTGTGTCTCGTCGAGGGTGAAAGAGCCCTGACTGAGGCTTTCCGCTCGAACCGGCTCAAGTACCTGGTGACAGCCGATAAATTATCTGGAAAAGATCGCGCGGCTCTGGCCGGGCAGCACGGGGTGATGGCCGATCTGCCCCTTTATGTCCTGGATGGGGGGAGTTTCGAGGAACTGTCCGATGTGCGTGCCGGCACCGGCCTTCTTGGAGTTGCCGGGATCCCCGCTTCGGCCGGGATCGATGACCTGCCCGGACAAGGGAAGCCTGTGAACCTTTTCTTCCTGGACGCGGTTCAGGAACCCGGGAACGTGGGGACCTTGATCCGCACGGCCTGGGCCCTGGGCTTGGCGGGAGTCCTGCTCGGTCCCGGAACGGCTGACCCTTTCAGCCGGAAAGCGGTCAGGGCTTCAGCCGGAGGAGTGTTTCACCTGCCCCTTTTCGAGGGAGTCAGCCCCGGTGATATCGATTCCCTGCTGGCCCGCGGTTTTTCCCTCTTTTTCGCCGAGAGGGGGGGGGAGGATTATCGAAAGGTCCGGTATCCGGACAGATCGGTCCTTGCACTTGGCAACGAGGGAGCCGGGACGTCCGACTGGGTGCGGGAACGGGGCAAAGCCGTCGGGGTTCCGATGGCCCGGGGCGTGGATTCCCTTAACGTGGTGGTGGCGGGGGCTATCTTGATCTCTGCCATGAAGCGAGAGTCAAGGTGAGGAGGTCGGTAGCATGAAGACCCGTGTTGTGCCGGGATGATCAACTCCAGGCTGACCTCTCTAAAGTCTCTGGTTGTAGATCATCCATGGCTTCGAAAGCGGCACATGTCAGTTTTATCTGTTGTTATCCTGGTAGCTGCGCTTACCGCTGCCGTAGTCGGTTGGAAGCTTTTTTTCTTTTTAACAGACGATGCGCACATCGCCTTTCGTTACGTTTCGAACGCTCGTTCGGGTTGGGGACTAACCTGGAATCCGCCACCTTTTAAACCGATAGAGGGGTACACCAGCTTCCTGTGGGTGACCATCTTGAAGGTGGTCTGGGATCTCTTCGGTGTCGAGCCGCCCAGGTCATCGAACATTCTCGCCCTCCTTTTTGGCCTTGGTACTTTGGGTTTGGTCTGGCTGTTCATGCTCCGCATGAACCTCCCCCGTAAACTCGAGGGGGCCAGGACCCCCCTCCTTGCCCTGGTCCTCCTCGGGACTGTCACAAACCGGACTTTTCTGACCTGGCTTTCCTCCGGACTGGAAACGGCCCTTTTCAATTTTCTCCTGATCTGGTGGGTCTATGAGGGGTTAACTGACCCTCTGAAGAGAACCTCCGGATGGGTGTTCCGGTTCACTCTGGCGGCCTCCCTGGCCGCTCTCGCTCGACCCGATGGATACCTGGCCTGGCTGGCGACCTTCGTCATCCTGGTCAAGCTATATCTGTCTGCTGAAAAAAGAGTCCATATTCATCTGGCGATCCCGGTTCTGGCAGCGGTTCCGCTACATATGGTCTGGCGCCAGTTCACTTACGGAACATGGCTTCCCAATACCTATTATGCAAAGTCTGACTCATTCTGGCCGGAGAGCGGAGTTCGATATCTGGGAAGTTTTCTCCTGGAAAACGGTTTCTGGTTCCTGGTGATCCTTCTTTGCCTGGTGCTGGCCTTGTCCCTCCATCGGATAAAAAAAGAGGTCCGAAGTGGGAGAAAAGTTACCCTTTCTCTACATTTGTTGCTGGATGAAAAAGGGCTGGTATTGGGCACTCTCCTCGCTCACTTCTCCTACTACACCTTTGCCATCGGGGGAGATCATTTTGAGTACCGCGTTTACAGTCATCTTATTCCCCTCGGTTTCATCCTTGCTGCCTGGACTGTGGCGAGATTGAGTCACAGGGCCACGTTGGTGCTTGCGCTCTTATCGCTGATAGTAATCCTGTCTTACCCCATTCCGTGGACCCACTGGCGGGAAACGAAGGATCTCACCACCCGGAAAGACACACAAATGATGGTCATCCCCATCGCCCATAAATTTCCATACCCCATAAGACCCGCTGTGAGGGCCTGGGATAGTTGGCAGGAATGGTTGATCCGTCATTACGTCTGCATGCGCCACCAGGAACACAAGGTGTTTTTCCTCTGGATGGAGAGCCAGTTCCCCACCCGCGCCGAGGGAAAAAAAGCCAGTTGGGAAGACCGTAACGTTCTGGCAACGATGGCGATTGGAACGGTGGGATGGACCTTCCCGGAAGTGGCGATCATCGACAAATTGGGGCTCACCGATGGAGTTGTTGCCCGATCGCCCCTGGATCTTGTGAATGGGGAGAAAATGATGGCTCACGCCCGAAAACCTCCGCCCGGATACCTGGAATGTTTTCGTCCCAACTTTTTCCTGGGAGTCTCGAAACCCGAAGGGGATTGGGAGCTGCGTTCCCGGTATACACCCAGGTCCAATCTCTTGACTGATGCCGAGATCATTGCATGTGAGGCAAGGGCCTGGTGGTAGGGGCTGTTGCCAGGACACGGGGGAAGACCAGACACGGTGACCCGCCTTCGCTGAAGCTTCCGTCTACGCTCTTTGAGCTTCGACGTGACAATTCGGCGTGGCAAGCACGGAAACGCGGGGACACGGGGGAAGATCGTCATTCCGGACGCGGCAGCGCCGCGATCCGGAATCCATGATCACAGGTTCCGTGGAAAAGCGGTAAAAGCGGGTTAACCACAGTACAGCCACCCGCAGGCTGTACCACTGGGTGACACAGGGTAAATACCTCAAAGAGGAAACAATGGTTTTATTCCCGTGAAATCCTGTGAAGCGGTCTGCAATGCGACCGCGCTGTGGTTTATTAGCCCTGTACTTCATTCTATGCGGGGCTTTTGAAGGCTCACGGCTCGCAACGACGGCTGTCGTTATTTATGAAGCCATATCCCCAAAAAAGACTGGATTTCAGATAATGTCGCTTAAGCGTTCATTTCCGAAATGACGAGCCGGCCTGAGGCCAGTATTTCAATTCGAGGTCGCTGCATCCCCCACAGGCTGGGGACTTGCAATGGAATAAAGCTTTTCAACTCCGTGTCCCCGTATCCCCCCTGCTCCGTGTCTCCGCGTCTGACGTTCGAATCGTGAAATCTCTATTTCAATGATTCCACGATTCGAACTAAAGCCTCCGCCGACCTTTCCACGATGAGCCTTCCCTTGTCTCCATCCGCGGCGCGGGGGTTCCCCCACACACCCCCTGGCCAGTAACGCTCCGGATCGGGTACCACGTGTCCGGGAGGAAAATCAGGGTACTCTTCGGGAGGAGGCTCCCTTACCCGGTCCGGATAAAGATGCATCATCCTCGAGGTCTCGATCTCTCCCGCGTGGCCGTCCCCCGGGGTGGCCAGCAGGTCCGCCGAGACCTCTTTTACGAGATCCAGGTCGCAGATCACCGCCAGTCTGAGCCCGGGCTCTTCCCGGATGCACGATTCTGCGGCTTCCCGAAGGGCCGCCATGTGGATGCGGCCGGCGTGACCGGAGAAAAGAACGATGTGGATAAAACCTTGTCCGGCCAGGGAGCGGATGATATCCGCTGCCAAAAACCTCAAAGTGTCTCCCGAGATCGTTATGGTCCCGGGGTGGTTCCTGGTGCTGCTGCACTGGCCGTAGTGGACCGGGGGAGTTACGAGGGCCCCCGTTGATGAAGCGGCCCGTACCGCGATGCTGTAAGCCTGCAGCGTGTCGGTGGATAAGGGCAGATGCGACCCATGTTGCTCCACGGTCCCGAAGGGCACGATGACCGGAGCCCCCGTGTGCTGCATCCCGCGAATATCCTCCATGGTCATCCACATCATCTCGGTCATCTCGCCCATGTTCCCTCCCTTCGTCCGGTTGCCTGATGGATAGGGGTTATAATATCATGAACAAGCTGTCAGCGGAAAGCTCAGGCGTATGCCGTAAAGGTCCTTAAGAGCATCGACCACGGAGACACGGAGAAAATCGGAGGAAGGCGCCCCCCCTCACCTGTCCTCTCCTTTGGGAGAGGGATTTTCTGGAAATCAGCTGTTGGGTCCTGGGGGCCGGGATAAAAGTGAACTTTAATCCCGATATGCCAGGACCCCGATCAGCTTTGGTGAGGGGGAATGGACTGATCGACAAAATGTTTTCTTAGCGTCTTTGTGTGAGATAGCTCTTCAGGACAGCGGAACCGTGCGGCGAGTAACTCTGTTTTCAGGTTTTCTCCGCCTCTCTCCGTGCCTCCAGTGAGTCACATGTCTGTTGTGACGAACGGGTGGTGAACGCTCTTCCGGGTTTGGGTGTGACGCCGCACAGGTATTCATTAACCGGATGAACCGAAAGTCCCGGATTGGACTTTTTGCGACCCTGTCAAGGTTGACCCTGTGAAACCCTGTGTCTGACAGCCGTAGCCTTGGCGAAGGCTGTTACCCTGTGGTGGATTAGCTTTTTGAGATGTGAGATGTGAGATTTGAGATCGAAAGATCTGGCAGCGATACTGTTCAGAGGTAAAAAAATGAATAATGACACATTCGGCAGGTTAAACCGGGTGAGAGGAATTCTTTTCGATCTCGACAACACGCTCTATCCGAGAGAAAAAGGGGTTTTCGACCGGATAAACGAGAGAATCGACAGCTACGTCGCCCGATGGACAGACCGTCCCGGGAGCGAGGTGAGTTCCCTGAGGCGGGAGTACATCGACCGTTACGGTACGACCCTGGGCGGGCTCAAGCGGCATCATGGGGTGGACCCGGGTGAATACATGGAGTACGTCCACGATGTGCCCGTTGAGGAGATGCTCGACCCGGACGAAGGGTTGTCCCGATTCCTCGGAGCCATCGAACTTCCAAAATTCATTTTCACCAACGCGTCCGCGGCTCACGCGGCCAGGGTCCTTGCCGCCCTGGGTGTCGGCTTCCACTTCGAGGGCATCATCGACCTGGCGGATACTGGATACCTCGGCAAACCGGACAAACAGGCCTTTGCGTCCGCTGTCGGACGTCTGGGAGCCGAACCCGGTGAAACCCTGTTCGTGGACGATATCCCGGCCAACGTTCAGGCCGCCCGTCAGCTCGGGATCCTGACGGCGCATGTGGGGGAGGGCGGTAACGGGATCGGTGACTTTTCGGCGGGGAAGGCGACAGAACTGGGGGAACTGTTCGCGGGCACATCCTGGTATAGGTGCGCGGGAAGCCCCCAGACACGGTGACGCGGAGACACGGGGACGCGGGGAAAGACCGTGAAACAGAATCTGGTTTTGCATGTGAGATTATCTTTTGCGCCCAATTGACCTCATTTTTTAGTTCATTGGAGAAATCCCTTTCCCGAATGGGAAAGGTCAGGTGAGGGGAAGGATCGTTGCTTTCCTCTGTGATCTCTGGTGCGCCAGGTGGTGATCGCTTTTAAGGGCCTTGCAGTGACACCACACAGCTACGCATTAACCGGAAGAACCGAAAATTCTCCGCGTCTCCGTGTCCCCGCGCCTGCTCTTCCCCCTTCCCCTTTTCTCCTCTCGTGGTTAAATTTTTACTCATGCCCTTGATAATCAAACCTCAAAACTGGAGTTATTCCCGATCATGAAAAAACAAACTACCAGATCCCGGAGACATTCCCTGGTTTGCCTTTGCTTTCTGCTTTTCCTTCACACTTTCCTCTTTCCACTTTCTACTTCCTTTGCCTTCGTGGACCGGGGGGAGACCCTGTCCCGCACTCTCCCCAACGGGTTTGAAGTGCTGGTCCGGGAAGAGCCGACCCAGAAGGTGGTGGAACTCCAGGTCTGGGTCGGTGTTGGAAGCCGTGACGAACCCGAGGGGAAGGAGGGGATCGCCCACCTTTTCGAGCATATGCTGTTCAAGGGCACCACGCGCCGGGGCGTCGGCGAGATCGCCCGGACCGTTGAGGCTGCGGGAGGCGGGATCAACGCCTACACCTCAATGGACCACACCGTTTACCATATCACCATCGCCAGGAATTATTTCGATACGGCCATGGACGTGCTTGCCGACGCTGTGCAAAATCCCACCTTCGATGCTGGTGAGCTGAAGCGGGAAAAACTGGTCGTCGTCGAGGAAATCCACAGGGGAAAAGACAACCCTTCCAGGGTCTTTTCCGAAGAGATGTTAAAAGCGGCCTACAAGGTCCACCCCTACGGCAGGACCGTTATCGGCACTCCCGAATCGGTGGGCAGCGTCTCGCGTTCAGATATGGTCAGGTTCCACCAGGGCTGGTACGGGGCTGACAATATGAAACTGGTGGTCGTGGGCGGAGTCCGGGCCGAACATGTGTTCGAGCTGGCAAACCGCCATTTCGGAGAGGCTCTTCCCGGCCGGGACCTTCCCGGAGTGGGCCGCCGCAAGGAAGTGCTTGAACCAGCCCGGGACGGTCTCAGGACCTTCGGGATCACCATGGACACCGAGCCGGCGCGGCTGGCAGTCACCTTCCCCATCGGAAACCTCACCGATCCCGAGACCCCTGTCCTGGATCTTCTGGCGGCCATCCTGTCCACCGGGCGCAGTTCCCGCTTTCCTGTCCGGCTCAGGGACGAAGGGATCGTCCACAGCGCCTGGGCCTACGCCTATACCCCCAGGGATCCGGGCATTTTCGTCCTGGGCGCCGCCTCGGGCCAGGACCGTGTCGGCGATGCCCTGGAGGGGATCATCAGTGAGCTCGCACAACTTCAGACAGAGATGGTCAGTGAGGAAGAACTGGACCGCGCCAGGGACCAGGTGGTGAACGACAAGCTTTTTTCCAGGGAGACGGTGGAAGGGCTGGCGAGAGAGATCGGCTACCAGGCCTTGACCCTGGGCGAT is a window encoding:
- a CDS encoding ribonucleotide reductase N-terminal alpha domain-containing protein; the encoded protein is MTVSKSESAGRGAVEGQENLNFGSSLASAELSENAKVVLAKRYLKRDGEGNLLEEPEDLFRRVAGNIAQAEKKFGGSDEKVARTADLYFNLMSSLSFMPNSPTLMNAGRELQQLSACFVLPVGDSMESIFDAVKHTAMIHKSGGGTGFSFSRLRPGRDVVRSTSGVSSGPISFMKVFNQATEVIKQGGTRRGANMGILRIDHPDILNFIRCKEENDQLNNFNISVGLTEEFMKAVADDEEYPLINPRTGEEAMHLRAREVFQLVVEKAHQNGEPGIIFLDRVNRDNPTPALGEMESTNPCVTGDSFVMTTDGPRQVRNLLGSGFEVIVNGQPFPTTGRGFFATGRKQVFRLTTKEGHHLRITGDHPVLQAVSVSRYSIAREWTPASSLEPGDRIVLHDHRRCSGWNGRFGRAEGYLLGLLVGDGTLKRDKAVISVWCPERVVNGDTLLPAGSAGVMAAALEAAATLPHRADFMGWQKISGREVYRMSLASVRSVALELGLKPGCKMITPELEKCSSLFYGGFLGGLFDADGSVQGNIEKGVSVRLAQSDLPLLEAVQRMLMRLGIVSVIYRERRPAGKTLFPDGRGSTAEYPTKAQHELVITRENVAIFEERVGFNDDVKRARLKALVSSFRRRMNRERFLATVDSVVPEGVEEVYDVQVPGVNAFDANGLYVHNCGEQPLLPYESCNLGSINLSRTLKYDGSRVSIDYDKLAQVVTHSVRFLDNVIEMNRYPLEQIEEMTRKNRKIGLGIMGWADLLFRLGIPYNSEEAVALAEKVMGFVHQKGVESSSQLAAERGPFPAHEGSVFDVPGRPPVRNATVTTIAPTGTISIIANTTSGIEPLFAIAFQRNVLDNQRLVEVHPYFKEVARREGFYSDELMDQIAREGSLQHIPGIPDWVKKVFVTSHDINPEWHIRMQAAFQKFTDNAVSKTVNFPHEATRNDIEEVYLLAYELGCKGVTVYRDGSRDEQVLSIGTRKGQAAAAAGDHGMIMPTPRPRPSLTQGMTIKMKTGCGNLYVTINEDEKGLCEVFTQMGKAGGCAASQSESVSRMVSLALRSGIEADAILKQLSGIRCPSPLWQNGEMVLSCSDAIAKALRQYVEIRRERGGEQPPKVVEFPAPGRKAGPAMDNMIASMGRLCPDCSGTLEFAEGCATCHSCGYSKCS
- the trxA gene encoding thioredoxin encodes the protein MTDSKNVVELSDANFEEEVLKSDKPVLVDFWAVWCAPCRMIAPVIEEIADTFGSKIKVGKVNVDDNSKTPNQYGIRSIPTVLLFKGGEVVEQVIGANAAEIKKIVEQSI
- a CDS encoding 4Fe-4S binding protein, which produces MAYVITDECTACGSCVDECPVEAISEGDIYVIDAETCTDCGDCAAVCPVECIHPGE
- a CDS encoding pyrimidine 5'-nucleotidase; protein product: MNNDTFGRLNRVRGILFDLDNTLYPREKGVFDRINERIDSYVARWTDRPGSEVSSLRREYIDRYGTTLGGLKRHHGVDPGEYMEYVHDVPVEEMLDPDEGLSRFLGAIELPKFIFTNASAAHAARVLAALGVGFHFEGIIDLADTGYLGKPDKQAFASAVGRLGAEPGETLFVDDIPANVQAARQLGILTAHVGEGGNGIGDFSAGKATELGELFAGTSWYRCAGSPQTR
- a CDS encoding creatininase family protein, producing the protein MGEMTEMMWMTMEDIRGMQHTGAPVIVPFGTVEQHGSHLPLSTDTLQAYSIAVRAASSTGALVTPPVHYGQCSSTRNHPGTITISGDTLRFLAADIIRSLAGQGFIHIVLFSGHAGRIHMAALREAAESCIREEPGLRLAVICDLDLVKEVSADLLATPGDGHAGEIETSRMMHLYPDRVREPPPEEYPDFPPGHVVPDPERYWPGGVWGNPRAADGDKGRLIVERSAEALVRIVESLK
- a CDS encoding RNA methyltransferase — its product is MPLPELSREKLRILRSLTSAKVRKRRGLCLVEGERALTEAFRSNRLKYLVTADKLSGKDRAALAGQHGVMADLPLYVLDGGSFEELSDVRAGTGLLGVAGIPASAGIDDLPGQGKPVNLFFLDAVQEPGNVGTLIRTAWALGLAGVLLGPGTADPFSRKAVRASAGGVFHLPLFEGVSPGDIDSLLARGFSLFFAERGGEDYRKVRYPDRSVLALGNEGAGTSDWVRERGKAVGVPMARGVDSLNVVVAGAILISAMKRESR